The nucleotide sequence ATCATGCAGTCTTTCCTTTTTTTCGCTTCATACATAAGCATATCTGCTTTTTTCGCTAACTCTTCCGCTGTTGAAGCATGGTGAGGATACGAGGCTACTCCGATACTGACCGTGACACCTGAAAGAGCGTGTCTGACTTGATTTTGAATTCGTTCTCCGATTGCGAGCCCTCTTAATGTGTCTGTATGTGTTAACAGGACGACGAATTCTTCCCCACCCCATCTTCCAACCGTATCTTGTTTACGAACACTTGCTTGCAGGAGTCTTGCAAATTGGCAAAGGAGTCGGTCGCCTTCCAAATGGCCATATGAATCATTGAATATTTTGAAATTATCCAAATCAATAAACAATAAAGTAACAGATTGATGATTGCTTTTTGCCAACTCTACTTCTTCAACCAACTTGTCCAGAAATCTGCGATTGACGAGAACGCCTGTAAGTGAATCGTGATACGCCATCTGCCGCAACTGATCTACATATTTACCTATTTGATAGGCAGCAAGCGTCTGAATGACAGACACAAGTAAAAGAAAGACAATCATACTCTCATCCGTCGGCAATCCGTATCCGATTAACCAAACCGAGATCATCACACAGGACACACCCAAGCTAATCCAGCGTGAGCCCAAAGTACACTACCCCCAATCTATCCGATGTAAACCCTCTTTCATTTCGGACATTAGACCTATCTAAAAAAAGATTTAGTAGGTCTTTTTTCGTATAATCAGGAATATTTTACCTATCTTTTTTTGTAAGTTCAAGCAAAACCACGAAACTGTCACTTATTCATTCAAACGAATCTTGGAAAAAATCCTGACAACCAGCCTGTGGTCTATACAACTGCTGCAAGATGAATTGGAACCAATTGGAAGGGACAAGCTAATGGCTAATAAAAACAGACGGGAGTGAATGAATGTATGCCCCGTATTGAAGCAGTAGCTACAGCAGTACCTCCCCACGAGATTACACAAGAGGATTCCATGAAGCTGGCACGCTTATTCTTTCAAGATGCATTTCCCG is from Brevibacillus brevis and encodes:
- a CDS encoding GGDEF domain-containing protein, whose translation is MGSRWISLGVSCVMISVWLIGYGLPTDESMIVFLLLVSVIQTLAAYQIGKYVDQLRQMAYHDSLTGVLVNRRFLDKLVEEVELAKSNHQSVTLLFIDLDNFKIFNDSYGHLEGDRLLCQFARLLQASVRKQDTVGRWGGEEFVVLLTHTDTLRGLAIGERIQNQVRHALSGVTVSIGVASYPHHASTAEELAKKADMLMYEAKKRKDCMMVASNEKINIGKTNTRQLS